Proteins encoded within one genomic window of Deinococcus betulae:
- a CDS encoding butyrate kinase, whose protein sequence is MIAHVINPGTSGVKLACATLRPSVNPALPGQLHLELTRAELPLAAPPSAAQVPELAQAILDLTAAWPAPDAVVGRGGFIGRVPTGTYRVTDELAACAVRGEGAFDPPNLGGPLALALAGHWGVPAFIVDPQSADELLPEARATGLRGVTRRGEFHALNARAVARRAAHEVGKRFHEARVVVAHLGATTSVTAFDQGRAVDTTGSGADGGPLGAMQSGPVPPRALVRLTQTHGDRTLTHLACEGGFLALTGSANLRDLEARAPGDPEVQAAAATFVHQVAKAIGEQTGALSGRPDALVLTGGIARWEDLADRIERRVAWMAPVFIIPGELELEALAEGAGRVLLGLEAARDWTPPAGPGEKPVVAGDSRGPA, encoded by the coding sequence GTGATCGCCCACGTGATCAATCCCGGAACCAGCGGCGTGAAACTCGCGTGCGCGACCCTTAGGCCCAGTGTCAATCCGGCGCTGCCTGGTCAGCTGCACCTGGAGCTGACCCGCGCCGAGCTGCCGCTGGCCGCGCCCCCCAGCGCCGCCCAGGTGCCCGAATTGGCCCAGGCCATCCTGGACCTGACGGCGGCCTGGCCGGCCCCGGACGCGGTGGTGGGCCGGGGCGGGTTTATTGGCCGGGTGCCCACTGGCACCTACCGCGTGACCGACGAACTGGCTGCCTGCGCGGTGCGCGGTGAGGGCGCCTTTGATCCGCCCAACCTGGGCGGGCCGCTGGCGCTGGCGCTGGCGGGACACTGGGGCGTGCCGGCGTTTATCGTGGACCCGCAAAGCGCCGACGAACTGCTGCCCGAGGCCCGCGCCACTGGCCTGCGCGGCGTGACGCGGCGCGGTGAATTTCACGCCCTGAACGCCCGCGCGGTGGCCCGGCGCGCGGCGCACGAGGTCGGGAAACGCTTTCACGAGGCCCGCGTGGTCGTGGCGCACCTGGGAGCCACGACCAGCGTGACCGCCTTTGACCAGGGCCGGGCGGTGGACACCACCGGCTCGGGGGCGGACGGCGGGCCGCTGGGCGCCATGCAGAGTGGCCCTGTGCCGCCGCGCGCCCTGGTGCGCCTGACCCAGACCCACGGTGACCGCACCCTGACCCACCTGGCCTGCGAGGGCGGCTTTCTGGCCCTGACTGGCAGCGCCAACCTGCGTGACCTGGAAGCCCGCGCTCCCGGCGACCCCGAGGTGCAGGCGGCGGCCGCCACCTTCGTGCATCAGGTGGCCAAGGCCATCGGCGAGCAGACCGGCGCCCTCAGTGGCCGCCCCGACGCCCTGGTGCTGACGGGCGGTATTGCCCGCTGGGAAGATCTGGCCGACCGCATCGAGCGCCGGGTGGCCTGGATGGCCCCGGTGTTTATTATTCCCGGCGAACTGGAACTGGAAGCGCTGGCCGAGGGTGCCGGGCGCGTGTTGCTGGGGCTGGAAGCTGCGCGGGACTGGACGCCGCCTGCTGGGCCTGGGGAAAAGCCTGTGGTCGCTGGAGACAGCCGTGGCCCGGCGTAG
- the tsaD gene encoding tRNA (adenosine(37)-N6)-threonylcarbamoyltransferase complex transferase subunit TsaD: MTELSPASGSQLILGIDTSCDDTGVGIVELRPGGGVQVRANRVWSQTVHAQYGGVMPELASREHVERIDGILGEALSEAGVTLRDLDAVAATSGPGLVGALLVGLMYGKGLAQALDVPFFASHHLEGHIYAAASEAELSAPYLALVVSGGHTHLFDVPQAGHYVLMGATRDDAAGEAFDKVARLAGLGYPGGPAISEAATRGDPGAVPFKEPLKGQTGFDFSFSGLKTAALLAHRAGAAPDDLAASFQRAAVQTLVKTTVRAAQAAGRQTVVVSGGVAANRALREAFGTTGLRVVFPGQGLNTDNGAMIALAAAAAIEAGRTPSPLGEGAVAYAPLAHGQWPAASPK; the protein is encoded by the coding sequence GTGACTGAGCTGTCCCCCGCCTCTGGCTCCCAGCTGATTCTGGGCATTGATACCTCCTGTGACGATACCGGTGTGGGAATAGTCGAGCTGAGGCCGGGCGGCGGCGTGCAGGTGCGGGCCAACCGCGTGTGGTCACAAACCGTTCACGCGCAGTACGGCGGCGTCATGCCTGAACTGGCCAGCCGCGAGCATGTCGAGCGCATTGACGGCATTCTGGGCGAGGCGCTGAGCGAGGCCGGCGTGACCCTGCGCGACTTGGACGCGGTGGCCGCCACCTCTGGCCCCGGCCTGGTGGGCGCGCTGCTGGTGGGGCTGATGTACGGCAAGGGGCTGGCGCAGGCGCTGGACGTGCCCTTTTTCGCCTCGCATCACCTGGAAGGCCACATCTACGCGGCGGCCAGCGAGGCCGAGCTGAGCGCGCCGTATCTGGCGCTGGTGGTCAGCGGGGGCCACACGCATCTGTTTGACGTACCGCAGGCCGGGCACTATGTCCTGATGGGCGCCACCCGAGATGACGCGGCGGGCGAGGCGTTTGACAAGGTGGCCCGCCTGGCCGGACTGGGCTATCCCGGTGGCCCTGCCATCAGCGAGGCTGCCACGCGCGGCGACCCCGGCGCGGTGCCCTTCAAAGAGCCGCTCAAGGGCCAGACAGGCTTTGACTTCAGCTTCAGTGGCCTCAAGACCGCCGCCCTGCTGGCCCACCGTGCCGGGGCGGCGCCAGACGACCTGGCCGCCAGTTTTCAGCGGGCGGCGGTGCAGACCCTGGTGAAGACCACCGTGCGCGCCGCCCAGGCAGCGGGACGTCAGACGGTCGTGGTGTCCGGCGGGGTGGCTGCCAACCGCGCCCTGCGCGAAGCTTTTGGGACCACCGGCCTGCGTGTGGTCTTTCCCGGTCAGGGCCTGAACACCGACAACGGCGCCATGATCGCCCTGGCCGCCGCCGCCGCCATCGAAGCGGGCCGCACGCCCAGCCCGCTGGGGGAAGGGGCAGTGGCCTACGCGCCGCTGGCACATGGTCAGTGGCCTGCGGCAAGTCCGAAGTAG
- a CDS encoding long-chain-fatty-acid--CoA ligase — protein MTQPTLSRPWLGRYEAGVPHSFTASGLTLPALLERTASKYPDRVALTFLGANTTYRQLWQDAGRFASALQKMGVQPGDRVSIMLPNMPQFVVAFYGALLAGAVAVNTSPMYTATELEHQLKDSGSETLVIMDAFYPRYAEIQGRVPVKRVLVAGIQDALPFPKNLLYPVKARKEGTWVAVPYGERVLSMKKVVASQAPNPQPVSVSAQDVALLQYTGGTTGVPKGAMLTHVNLVANCEQARGWMTDLREGHEITLAAIPFFHVYGMTVAMNLSILIGATIALVPNARDIKMVLSQISASGATLFPGVPTLYNAINNHPDTPKHDLTSIRACISGSAPLLLETARKFKEITGGANLVEGYGLTEASPITHTNPIFGNQKEGSIGLPMPGVDAVVVGDDGQPVPAGEVGELWVAGPMVMKGYWQRPDETAKTLREAFGQTWLMTGDMATADDQGYFRIVDRKKDLIIAGGFNIYPREVEEVLMSHPAVLEAAAVGLPDAYRGESVHAVVALKPGQSATEAEIIAHCKAVLSPYKVPRSVEFRSELPKTAAMKILRRQLAQEARDAQSGAKSA, from the coding sequence ATGACCCAACCCACCCTGTCCCGTCCCTGGCTTGGCCGCTACGAAGCCGGCGTGCCCCACAGCTTTACCGCCAGTGGCCTGACCTTGCCGGCCCTGCTGGAACGCACCGCCAGCAAATACCCTGACCGCGTGGCCCTGACCTTTCTGGGGGCCAACACCACCTACCGCCAGCTGTGGCAGGACGCCGGGCGCTTTGCCAGCGCGCTGCAAAAGATGGGCGTGCAGCCGGGCGACCGCGTGTCCATCATGCTGCCCAACATGCCGCAGTTTGTGGTGGCGTTTTACGGCGCCCTGCTGGCCGGCGCGGTGGCTGTCAACACCAGCCCCATGTACACCGCAACCGAACTGGAACACCAGCTCAAGGACAGCGGCAGCGAAACGCTGGTGATCATGGACGCTTTTTACCCACGTTACGCCGAGATTCAGGGCCGCGTGCCAGTCAAGCGCGTGCTGGTGGCCGGCATTCAGGACGCCCTGCCTTTCCCGAAAAACCTGCTGTATCCCGTCAAGGCCCGTAAAGAAGGCACCTGGGTGGCTGTTCCTTACGGCGAGCGCGTGCTGTCCATGAAAAAGGTGGTGGCCTCGCAGGCGCCTAATCCGCAGCCGGTGAGCGTCAGCGCGCAGGACGTGGCGCTGCTGCAGTACACAGGCGGCACGACAGGCGTGCCCAAGGGCGCCATGCTGACCCACGTCAACCTGGTCGCCAACTGTGAGCAGGCCCGGGGCTGGATGACCGACCTGCGCGAGGGCCACGAAATCACGCTGGCGGCCATTCCGTTTTTCCATGTGTACGGCATGACGGTGGCCATGAACCTGAGCATCCTGATTGGCGCGACCATTGCCCTGGTGCCCAATGCGCGCGACATTAAGATGGTGCTGTCGCAGATTTCGGCCTCGGGGGCGACCCTGTTTCCCGGCGTGCCCACCCTGTACAACGCCATCAACAACCACCCCGATACCCCCAAGCATGACCTGACCTCTATCCGCGCCTGTATCAGCGGGTCGGCGCCGCTGCTGCTGGAAACGGCGCGCAAGTTCAAAGAGATCACGGGCGGCGCCAATCTGGTCGAGGGCTACGGCCTGACCGAGGCCAGCCCAATTACCCACACCAACCCCATCTTCGGTAACCAGAAAGAAGGCAGCATCGGTCTGCCCATGCCAGGTGTGGACGCGGTGGTGGTGGGGGACGACGGCCAGCCGGTTCCGGCGGGCGAGGTGGGCGAGCTGTGGGTGGCCGGGCCGATGGTGATGAAGGGCTACTGGCAGCGTCCTGACGAAACCGCCAAGACCCTGCGCGAGGCGTTCGGGCAGACCTGGCTGATGACCGGCGACATGGCCACGGCCGACGACCAGGGCTATTTCCGGATTGTGGACCGCAAGAAGGACCTGATTATCGCGGGCGGCTTCAACATCTACCCCCGCGAGGTCGAAGAGGTCCTGATGAGCCACCCGGCGGTGCTGGAAGCGGCCGCCGTGGGCCTGCCCGACGCTTACCGGGGCGAGAGTGTCCACGCCGTGGTGGCCCTGAAGCCTGGCCAGAGCGCCACCGAAGCCGAGATTATTGCCCACTGCAAGGCGGTGCTGAGCCCCTACAAGGTGCCCCGCAGCGTAGAATTCCGCAGTGAACTGCCCAAAACCGCCGCCATGAAGATTCTGCGCCGCCAGCTGGCCCAGGAAGCCCGGGACGCGCAGAGTGGGGCAAAGAGCGCGTAA
- a CDS encoding nucleoside deaminase has product MAVSLPDLDHARYLRAALALAREAQAAGSAPVGAVLVDAQGQVVARGRNRVGETQSADHVGQASVAHAEMDLFFQVGEVESPETLTLYTSLEPCLMCGGASALLGVGRLVWATADPWGGSGRLLRWADHPAMQHTEVVPTPDPALEHEGALLFAPEARRAFPDEGWALWRQRYPEETVGV; this is encoded by the coding sequence ATGGCTGTTTCCCTTCCCGACCTTGACCACGCCCGTTATCTGCGCGCTGCTCTGGCCCTGGCCCGCGAAGCCCAGGCGGCGGGCAGCGCCCCGGTGGGGGCCGTGCTGGTGGACGCCCAGGGGCAGGTGGTGGCCCGTGGGCGCAACCGCGTGGGCGAAACCCAGAGCGCCGACCACGTGGGCCAGGCCAGCGTGGCGCACGCCGAGATGGACCTGTTTTTTCAGGTGGGCGAAGTGGAGAGCCCCGAGACCCTGACCCTGTACACCAGTCTGGAACCGTGCCTGATGTGTGGCGGGGCCAGCGCGCTGCTGGGGGTCGGCCGCCTGGTCTGGGCGACGGCCGACCCCTGGGGTGGGTCCGGGCGGCTGCTGCGCTGGGCCGACCACCCCGCCATGCAGCACACCGAGGTGGTGCCCACCCCCGACCCGGCGCTGGAACATGAGGGTGCCCTGCTGTTCGCCCCCGAAGCCCGGCGCGCCTTTCCAGACGAAGGCTGGGCACTGTGGCGCCAGCGTTACCCCGAAGAAACGGTGGGGGTCTGA
- a CDS encoding ribokinase, which produces MGVLVVGSINADLTVTAPHIPAPGETVLGRELRVGPGGKGANQAVAAARAGARVSLVGAVGQDSFQADALRLLHAGGVNLSGVQVRPEATGVALITVSAGGENAITVASGANAALTPGDLPANLGPWTHLLLQQELPPDITLAAAQRAHAAGLHVTLNAAPSREKAPALLACTTHLVVNEHELAALAGEDKDVAEAARTLLTAGPRAVTVTLGAQGSLTVTDDGETHRLAAFPVTALDTTGAGDTFCGVVVARLAQGEALRPALHWAGVAAALTCTRPGAQAAMPDWAEVQQAGAGA; this is translated from the coding sequence GTGGGCGTGCTCGTGGTGGGCAGTATCAATGCGGACCTGACGGTGACCGCCCCCCACATTCCGGCCCCCGGAGAGACGGTGTTGGGCCGGGAACTGCGAGTCGGTCCTGGGGGCAAGGGGGCCAACCAGGCGGTGGCGGCGGCGCGGGCGGGTGCCAGGGTGAGTCTCGTGGGGGCCGTGGGCCAGGACAGCTTTCAGGCCGATGCTCTGCGGCTCCTGCACGCTGGGGGTGTCAACCTGAGCGGCGTGCAGGTGCGCCCAGAGGCGACGGGCGTGGCTCTGATTACCGTTTCGGCCGGTGGAGAAAACGCCATCACGGTGGCCAGCGGGGCCAATGCGGCCCTCACACCAGGCGATCTGCCCGCCAACCTGGGTCCATGGACCCACCTGCTGCTGCAACAGGAGCTGCCGCCGGACATCACTCTGGCGGCGGCGCAGCGGGCCCACGCGGCCGGCCTGCACGTTACCCTGAACGCTGCGCCCAGCCGGGAAAAGGCCCCAGCGCTGCTGGCCTGCACCACTCATCTGGTCGTCAATGAGCACGAACTGGCGGCGCTGGCTGGAGAAGACAAAGACGTGGCCGAAGCGGCGCGCACGCTGCTGACCGCAGGCCCCCGCGCCGTGACCGTCACGCTGGGCGCGCAGGGCAGCCTGACGGTCACCGACGACGGCGAAACGCACCGCCTGGCGGCGTTTCCCGTGACGGCTCTGGACACGACGGGCGCGGGCGATACCTTTTGCGGCGTCGTGGTCGCGCGGCTGGCCCAGGGCGAGGCGCTGCGCCCGGCGCTGCACTGGGCTGGGGTGGCCGCCGCCCTGACCTGCACCCGCCCCGGCGCGCAGGCAGCCATGCCGGACTGGGCCGAAGTTCAGCAGGCAGGGGCGGGCGCCTAG
- a CDS encoding DUF1999 domain-containing protein, producing the protein MRYRTFSEQDYVPLQALDLLAQRAADPAFDTLPAREQEGRLHTSLPALKFYERSEHSFVAEEDGQLHGVVLAQSVWQGDRPTVLVRTLTTRPGAAPEVAASLLHATVKSAYDAAVYEVHFALTPDLAGAALQEEAVVTGRYAVCHLGTRAQTAPGVRLGTPGAGDA; encoded by the coding sequence ATGCGGTACCGCACCTTTAGCGAACAGGATTATGTCCCCTTGCAGGCGCTGGATTTGCTCGCCCAGCGGGCTGCTGATCCAGCCTTTGATACCCTGCCTGCGCGTGAGCAGGAGGGCCGTCTGCACACCAGCCTGCCGGCCCTGAAGTTCTACGAGCGCAGCGAGCATTCTTTTGTGGCCGAGGAGGACGGTCAGCTGCACGGCGTCGTGCTGGCGCAGTCGGTCTGGCAGGGCGACCGGCCCACCGTGCTGGTCCGCACCCTGACCACCCGCCCCGGCGCGGCGCCCGAAGTGGCGGCCAGTCTGCTGCACGCCACCGTGAAAAGCGCCTATGACGCGGCTGTCTACGAGGTGCATTTTGCCCTGACCCCTGACCTGGCTGGAGCCGCTCTTCAAGAAGAGGCGGTGGTCACGGGCCGCTACGCGGTCTGCCATCTGGGCACCCGCGCGCAGACCGCGCCTGGCGTGCGGCTGGGCACGCCGGGGGCAGGTGACGCATAA
- a CDS encoding heavy-metal-associated domain-containing protein has product MTGMTPKATRVLLGVRGMSRDAGTTVSQALAALPGVVKATPDEGQIEVHYDPSQLTVMDLVRAVRRQGFLAGML; this is encoded by the coding sequence ATGACGGGCATGACCCCGAAAGCCACCCGCGTGCTGCTGGGCGTGCGCGGCATGAGTCGCGACGCTGGAACCACTGTTTCTCAGGCGCTGGCCGCCCTCCCCGGCGTGGTGAAAGCCACCCCCGACGAAGGCCAGATTGAAGTGCATTACGACCCCTCGCAGCTGACCGTCATGGACCTCGTGCGCGCCGTGCGCCGTCAGGGTTTCCTGGCCGGGATGCTCTAG
- a CDS encoding DUF503 domain-containing protein: MALGYVGVLTIRVEMPWVSNLKEKRALVRPVVERLKSRFPLTVARLDGLDAHDWEVLGVATISNDYGWVEETLKMAADYIAKEGPYRVTSEQVEIMVLGEAEDAEDEE; encoded by the coding sequence GTGGCCCTGGGCTACGTGGGCGTCCTGACCATCCGGGTCGAGATGCCATGGGTCAGCAACCTGAAAGAAAAGCGGGCCCTGGTGCGGCCAGTCGTCGAGCGCCTGAAAAGCCGCTTTCCCCTGACGGTGGCCCGCCTGGACGGTCTGGACGCCCACGACTGGGAAGTGCTGGGGGTAGCGACCATCAGCAACGATTACGGCTGGGTCGAGGAAACCCTAAAAATGGCCGCCGACTATATCGCCAAGGAAGGGCCGTACCGCGTGACCAGCGAGCAGGTCGAGATCATGGTGCTGGGCGAAGCCGAAGACGCGGAAGACGAGGAGTAA
- the lepB gene encoding signal peptidase I, whose translation MTQPVKPAQTPLQKLWKELLEPIVFAVVITQFVATLVGVDGVSMMPNLRDRERVFVPKYETWLHKAGVGEFKRGDILIFKPPREASAKIPNLTKSAPLNLWTYRPFLIKRLIGLPGDTIRVEAGDVTVNGVKLDSSWTTAYWQQQGCWDTESPLATQATSSANGVMPDQPEITVPAGTYFVMGDNRTERGSEDSRLFGPVPRRDIAGRAAAVIWPIMRKATATYDCSSESVKELSGEDELNWRALGRPAAFTDLQNALNK comes from the coding sequence ATGACCCAACCTGTAAAGCCCGCCCAAACCCCTCTCCAGAAACTGTGGAAGGAACTGCTGGAACCCATCGTGTTCGCGGTGGTGATTACGCAGTTCGTGGCCACCTTGGTCGGCGTGGACGGCGTGAGCATGATGCCCAACCTGCGTGACCGTGAGCGCGTCTTTGTGCCCAAGTACGAAACCTGGCTGCACAAGGCGGGCGTGGGCGAGTTTAAGCGCGGCGACATCCTGATTTTCAAACCCCCCCGCGAGGCGAGCGCCAAGATTCCCAACCTCACCAAGTCGGCGCCCCTGAACCTGTGGACGTACCGGCCCTTCCTGATCAAGCGCCTGATCGGTCTGCCCGGCGACACCATTCGGGTGGAGGCCGGCGATGTGACGGTCAACGGCGTGAAGCTGGACTCCAGCTGGACCACCGCCTACTGGCAGCAGCAAGGCTGCTGGGACACCGAAAGCCCCCTGGCCACCCAGGCCACCAGCAGCGCCAACGGCGTGATGCCTGACCAGCCGGAAATTACGGTGCCCGCTGGCACCTACTTTGTGATGGGTGACAACCGCACAGAGCGGGGCAGCGAGGACTCTCGCCTGTTTGGGCCGGTGCCACGAAGAGACATCGCCGGCCGCGCCGCCGCCGTGATCTGGCCGATTATGCGCAAGGCCACTGCCACCTATGACTGCTCTTCCGAATCGGTCAAGGAGCTGAGCGGCGAAGACGAGCTGAACTGGCGCGCCCTGGGCCGCCCCGCCGCCTTCACCGACTTGCAAAACGCCCTGAACAAATAA
- a CDS encoding patatin-like phospholipase family protein, with protein MKGYGLVLGGGGARGLAHVGVWEVLQAHGLRPGVVAGTSMGGLVGAFIAAGYSAAELERLARGVSWRRLLDFRPGPGLLRQSALRAWLSHHLPETFEDLSTPLAITATDLLSGRAVYLTRGNLHDALRATTAYPGALEPVPYEDMLLSDGGILNQLPVDAALFLGARQVLAVNVTAPDPLELQERRVLLWRREASLGPVRALRRAVEIMQAQLTDARVNLYRPDVQLRPQLGDIDLITFGRTEQAIAAGREAALTQLPRLLTLTPAPDANADAGGTPLQTPR; from the coding sequence GTGAAAGGCTACGGCCTAGTGCTGGGCGGCGGCGGCGCGCGGGGCCTGGCGCATGTGGGGGTGTGGGAGGTGCTGCAGGCCCACGGGCTGCGCCCCGGCGTGGTGGCGGGCACCAGTATGGGCGGCCTAGTCGGCGCCTTTATCGCCGCTGGGTACAGCGCCGCTGAACTGGAACGCCTGGCCCGGGGCGTGTCCTGGCGGCGCCTGCTGGATTTCCGGCCTGGCCCCGGGCTGCTCCGGCAGTCGGCGCTGAGGGCCTGGCTGAGCCACCATCTGCCCGAGACCTTTGAAGATCTGTCCACCCCGCTGGCCATCACCGCCACCGACCTGCTGTCCGGGCGCGCGGTGTACCTCACGCGCGGCAATCTTCACGACGCGCTGCGGGCCACCACCGCCTATCCCGGCGCCCTGGAACCGGTGCCTTACGAGGACATGCTGCTCTCGGACGGCGGCATTCTGAACCAGCTGCCGGTGGACGCCGCCCTGTTTCTGGGCGCGCGGCAGGTGCTGGCAGTGAATGTCACGGCCCCCGACCCCCTGGAACTTCAGGAGCGCCGGGTGCTGCTGTGGCGGCGCGAGGCCAGTCTGGGACCGGTGCGCGCCCTGCGCCGGGCTGTGGAAATCATGCAGGCGCAGCTGACCGACGCCCGCGTGAACCTCTACCGTCCGGACGTGCAGCTGCGTCCCCAGCTGGGGGACATTGACCTCATTACCTTTGGCCGCACCGAGCAGGCCATTGCCGCCGGACGTGAGGCCGCCCTGACCCAGCTGCCGCGTCTGCTGACCCTGACCCCAGCCCCAGACGCTAATGCTGACGCCGGCGGAACGCCTTTACAAACTCCACGGTGA
- a CDS encoding serine/threonine-protein kinase, giving the protein MPLAGQVVGNGVRLVRPVGRGSHSLVYFAVDRGGQPCAVKIFPAHLEGYADREYQHGHALEHPRLVRVMARATVDEQPALISTLARGEVLFQRYAQRPAVSTERRPFLLTMVHLLDALGYLHALGLVHRDIKPENVMVEDDGSAKLVDYDLSGPAFETFSTPLRMGTAAFQSPEAARGEALGPESDLYGVGILLGWGIHGALPDPEEPYPLSADPLGALHLALTSADRHARPNDAARVRQELLRLASLPY; this is encoded by the coding sequence ATGCCTCTGGCGGGACAGGTGGTGGGAAACGGCGTGCGGCTGGTCAGGCCGGTGGGCCGTGGCTCGCACAGCCTGGTGTATTTCGCCGTGGACAGAGGCGGGCAGCCGTGTGCGGTCAAGATTTTTCCGGCGCATCTGGAAGGCTACGCCGACCGCGAGTATCAGCACGGGCACGCCCTGGAGCACCCCCGGCTGGTGCGTGTGATGGCGCGCGCGACCGTTGACGAGCAACCCGCGCTCATCAGCACCCTGGCTCGCGGCGAGGTGTTGTTTCAGCGGTATGCCCAGCGCCCGGCCGTCTCGACCGAGCGCCGCCCCTTCTTGCTGACGATGGTGCATCTGCTGGACGCCCTGGGGTATCTGCACGCCCTGGGTCTGGTTCACCGCGACATCAAGCCGGAAAACGTGATGGTCGAGGACGACGGCAGCGCCAAACTGGTGGATTACGACCTGTCTGGTCCCGCTTTCGAGACCTTCAGCACGCCCCTGCGCATGGGCACGGCCGCCTTTCAGAGCCCTGAGGCGGCGCGCGGTGAGGCTCTGGGGCCAGAAAGTGACCTGTATGGCGTGGGCATCCTGTTGGGCTGGGGGATTCACGGCGCCCTGCCCGACCCGGAAGAACCTTACCCGCTCAGCGCTGACCCGCTGGGCGCGCTGCATCTGGCCCTGACGAGTGCTGACCGGCACGCGCGCCCCAACGACGCTGCTCGCGTGCGCCAGGAACTCCTGAGGCTGGCAAGCCTGCCGTATTGA